Within the Calditrichota bacterium genome, the region TAGTTATTCAGACGGCCTAATTTACGACCGCTGCAAGAGTCTGTCAAGCCTTAAAGCACTTATTTCTCCAAAAATTTATGATTCCGGCCTCGATACGTCGTTCCGTGCGCCTAAATCGGCAACTTTCCCCCGACTCTTGCGTTTCATACCGGGGAAGCCTTAATATAGTAAATAGGCTAAGCCGGCCGCAACGGACGGTTCTCTATTCGCTTCATCTATGGGACGAGGTCAGCAATCAAGATCACTCCTCATCGCCTGACGGCCGGAGCCTTGTTCTTCGGAACATTGGCGGTCTATATCAGCACCGTAGCCGATACGGTCAGTTTTTGGGATTGCGGCGAGTTTATCGCGGCATCCTTTAGTTTCGGAGTGCCCCATCCACCCGGCGCCCCTTTCTATCTGATGCTGGGGCGCCTCTTCTCACTCTTACCGACAGCATCCGACATCGGCCTCAGGGTCAACCTCATGTCGCCGCTCGTGTCGGCGATCTCAGTGCTCCTGCTATACCTCTCCACCGTCCGGTTGATACGGCTCTATCGCGGGCGGGAAGCGACCCGCCTCGACCGGATCACCATCTACGGCGCTGCCGCCATCGGAACGCTCGCCTTCGGCTTCTCGACCTCGTTCTGGTTCAATGCGGTCGAGGCTGAGGTTTATGCGATGAGCATGATATTTACGGCGATCGTCTTCTACCTCATACTGCTCTGGCTCGACCACTCCGACGACCCGGCTGGCAACGCGATCCTCCTCTTTATCTTCTACCTCTTCGGACTATCGAGCGGGGTGCACCTGCTCAACATCCTGACGATTCCGGCGCTAACCTATGTCGTAGCCTTCAAGCGGTTCCCGGCCAATATCCGGACTTTCTTCTGGGCGAGTCTGATCGGCTGTCTATTGACTCTGGCGATCTATCCGGGCCTCATTCAGGGGATACCAGCGCTGATCAACCGCTTTTCGATCTACGGCCTTCTGGTGCTCCTGATCGCTGCCGTATGGGGCGTTGTCTGGTCTATCCGGAACGACCAGCGCGTGGCCGGGATGTCGCTCCTGGCTTTGCTGCTCGTCGTTGCCGGCTACACCACCTTCATGACCATCAAAATCCGTTCCGGCCTCAATCCGTTCCTGGACGAAAACGACCCTGAGACATGGTCGAAACTGCTGGCCTATATCAACCGCGAGCAATACGGCACCGAGAGTCTCTTCCTGACCATCTTCGAGCGCAAGGCGCCCTTCTGGTCCTACCAGATCCGCGACATGTATCTGCGCTACCTCGGCTGGCAGTATTTCGAGCCTTCGAGGTTCTTTGCGATCCCGCTGCTGCTCGGATTAGTTGGCTTCGTTCAGCACTTCTACCGGGATGCCCGTCACGCCCTCGCGGTGCTCGCGCTCTTCTTCATGACCGGGCTGGCGATCATTCTCTACGTCAACCAGGACGATCCCCAACCACGCGAACGGGACTACTCCTATGTCGGCTCATTCTGGGCTTTCGCGATCTGGATCGGGATCGGGGCGCAAGTGGTGATCGATGCGGCATTGAAGTCGTTTGGCAAGTTACGGAAGGAACTCGTGGCGGGCGGACTGGTGGCGGGACTGTTGGTGGTAGCGCCGGTCAACATGCTGGTCAAAAACTACCGTCATCAAGACCGGAGCGGCAACTTTGTCGCCTGGGACTATTCCTACAACCTGCTGATGACTTGCGAGCCTGATGCGATCCTTTATACCAATGGCGACAATGACACCTTCCCGCTCTGGTATCTTCAGGTGGTCGATGGTGTCCGTACCGACGTCCGGGTGGTGAACCTCAGTCTCCTCAACACCGGCTGGTTCATCCAGCAGATAAGGGACAAAGAGCCGAAGTGCCCGATGACGTCAAAGGTCACTGACACCTAC harbors:
- a CDS encoding DUF2723 domain-containing protein; the encoded protein is MRFIYGTRSAIKITPHRLTAGALFFGTLAVYISTVADTVSFWDCGEFIAASFSFGVPHPPGAPFYLMLGRLFSLLPTASDIGLRVNLMSPLVSAISVLLLYLSTVRLIRLYRGREATRLDRITIYGAAAIGTLAFGFSTSFWFNAVEAEVYAMSMIFTAIVFYLILLWLDHSDDPAGNAILLFIFYLFGLSSGVHLLNILTIPALTYVVAFKRFPANIRTFFWASLIGCLLTLAIYPGLIQGIPALINRFSIYGLLVLLIAAVWGVVWSIRNDQRVAGMSLLALLLVVAGYTTFMTIKIRSGLNPFLDENDPETWSKLLAYINREQYGTESLFLTIFERKAPFWSYQIRDMYLRYLGWQYFEPSRFFAIPLLLGLVGFVQHFYRDARHALAVLALFFMTGLAIILYVNQDDPQPRERDYSYVGSFWAFAIWIGIGAQVVIDAALKSFGKLRKELVAGGLVAGLLVVAPVNMLVKNYRHQDRSGNFVAWDYSYNLLMTCEPDAILYTNGDNDTFPLWYLQVVDGVRTDVRVVNLSLLNTGWFIQQIRDKEPKCPMTSKVTDTYIDNVVEGRDMNALRDRLWAQSRKVQVEGPTPEAPKLVWDVPGPMVIPVGGGRNEYFLRVQDLMILNTIAKNAADGWKRPIYFAVTVSDNNLVGLRNIRDPQKNYLAMEGLAFKLHSRPVDLIDADRVAESMMKVYKYRSVSDDRVYFDDNIIRLLGNYRQGLIQLAYQWQQEALDSGSNDTTFQDLPLAERVERYTDLPPRVKALTALEFMDSTIPESRVPMRYDALTLSIGRLYADLGRPEEMRRKLDIIVKDDQLDAAKAIEYANYYLAEARSLDRARDLYSRALALNPSADMVYRVGYTWLQFGGDTTWVIDLYNRLLTADDSHTTAMKAAGHALNLGLFDLAGSIYEPKWRSNPRDGAALSGLIEMNRRKGDYARALNYVNDWLGNNPGDEVMLKKRDELTALAGR